A genomic window from Geothermobacter ehrlichii includes:
- the nuoE gene encoding NADH-quinone oxidoreductase subunit NuoE, translating to MNKLLSQSELDTFRAKAAASAHPRELIVDLLRAIQDHHGWVPDEGIELAAEILGLSPLQIEEIATFYDKIFRQPVGRKVIHVCDSICCWATGSEEVAGYLRRKLGIDFGETTADGAFTLLPTCCLGACGDAPAMMIGLTLYGRLTPEKIDAALEKEKSRSQESGVGSQGKTS from the coding sequence ATGAATAAACTGCTCTCACAATCCGAACTTGACACCTTCCGCGCCAAAGCGGCCGCCAGTGCTCACCCGCGGGAGCTGATCGTCGATCTGCTGCGCGCCATCCAGGACCATCACGGCTGGGTGCCGGACGAAGGGATCGAGCTGGCAGCGGAGATTCTCGGCCTGTCGCCGTTGCAGATCGAGGAGATCGCCACCTTCTATGACAAGATCTTCCGCCAGCCGGTGGGACGCAAAGTGATCCATGTCTGCGATTCGATCTGCTGCTGGGCCACCGGCAGTGAAGAGGTGGCCGGCTATCTGCGACGCAAACTGGGCATCGATTTCGGCGAAACCACCGCCGACGGTGCCTTCACCCTGCTGCCGACCTGCTGCCTCGGCGCCTGCGGCGACGCCCCGGCGATGATGATTGGCCTGACCCTGTACGGCAGGCTGACACCGGAGAAGATCGACGCGGCACTGGAGAAGGAAAAAAGCAGAAGTCAGGAGTCAGGAGTCGGGAGTCAGGGGAAAACCTCCTGA
- the nuoF gene encoding NADH-quinone oxidoreductase subunit NuoF, which translates to MTDYPQILFKNRRPDETVFIDDFRKTGGYSGLEKAIREMTPQEVRETVKRSGLRGRGGAGFSTGLKWSFFPVDQPGEKYLVCNCDEMEPGTYKDRQLLSADPHQLIEGVILSAWALQATEAYIFIRYAYEQEARHLERAIAEARAAGYLGENILGSGWGLRIHVHRSAGRYILGEETALLNGIEGVRPNPRRKPPFPAVRGLWGRPTTINNVETLANIPHIITGGADWFKCLARSPEGAGTKLFGLSGHLNRTECFELPVGISLREVIFEVGGGIRGGKPFKACLPGGASTPYLTGEHLDVAMDFDSIAAVGSRFGTAGVTAFDADTCMVAVTLNLIRFFARESCGWCTPCRDGLSYVQWLLEELEEGRGGKEQIELLEHQRRNITGRAFCALAEGAMGPLDGLLRLFRDELEDHVRKGRCPFRA; encoded by the coding sequence ATGACCGACTACCCGCAAATCCTGTTCAAGAACCGCCGTCCCGACGAAACCGTCTTCATCGACGACTTTCGCAAGACCGGCGGCTATTCAGGCCTGGAAAAAGCCATCCGTGAGATGACTCCGCAGGAAGTGCGCGAGACGGTCAAGCGGTCGGGGCTGCGCGGCCGGGGCGGGGCCGGGTTTTCCACCGGGCTGAAGTGGTCCTTCTTTCCAGTCGACCAACCGGGCGAGAAATACCTGGTCTGCAACTGCGACGAGATGGAGCCGGGCACCTACAAGGACCGCCAGCTGCTGAGCGCCGATCCGCACCAGCTGATCGAGGGGGTGATTCTCTCCGCCTGGGCTCTGCAGGCGACAGAAGCCTACATCTTCATCCGCTATGCCTACGAACAGGAGGCACGCCATCTGGAGCGGGCCATCGCCGAGGCGCGCGCGGCCGGCTATCTCGGCGAAAACATCCTCGGTTCCGGCTGGGGGCTGCGGATTCACGTCCACCGCAGCGCCGGGCGCTACATTCTCGGCGAGGAGACCGCCCTGCTCAACGGCATCGAGGGCGTGCGCCCCAATCCGCGCCGCAAGCCGCCCTTTCCGGCGGTCCGGGGGCTGTGGGGCAGGCCGACCACCATCAACAACGTCGAAACCCTGGCCAACATCCCGCACATCATCACCGGCGGCGCCGACTGGTTCAAGTGCCTGGCCCGTTCGCCGGAAGGAGCGGGGACCAAGCTGTTCGGACTGTCGGGACATCTCAACCGCACCGAATGCTTCGAGCTGCCGGTAGGCATTTCCCTGCGCGAGGTGATCTTCGAGGTCGGGGGAGGCATCCGCGGCGGCAAGCCGTTCAAGGCCTGCCTGCCCGGCGGCGCCTCGACACCGTACCTGACCGGCGAGCACCTCGACGTGGCGATGGATTTCGACAGTATCGCCGCCGTCGGCAGCCGCTTCGGCACCGCCGGCGTCACCGCCTTCGATGCCGACACCTGCATGGTGGCAGTGACGCTCAACCTGATCCGTTTCTTCGCCCGCGAATCCTGCGGCTGGTGCACACCCTGCCGCGACGGGCTATCCTATGTGCAGTGGCTGCTCGAAGAGCTCGAGGAAGGCCGCGGCGGCAAAGAACAGATCGAACTGCTCGAACATCAGCGCCGCAACATCACCGGCCGCGCCTTCTGCGCCCTCGCCGAAGGCGCCATGGGGCCGCTGGACGGACTGCTGCGGCTGTTCAGGGATGAACTGGAAGACCATGTGAGGAAGGGGCGTTGCCCCTTCCGGGCCTGA